The following DNA comes from Spirulina major PCC 6313.
TCGCAGTTGGCGCGAGGGTTGGGGCGGAGTTATGGGGATGCGCCGTTGAATGGGTCGGGGCAAACGGTGTTGATGGAACGTCTCAATCGGATGGTGGCGTTTGATGCCGCAACGGGAATGCTGCGGTGTGAGGCGGGGGTGCCACTCCATGAGATTTTGGCGGTGTTTGTGCCGAGGGGTTGGTTTTTATCGGTGACACCGGGGACGAAATTCGTGACGGTGGGGGGCGCGATCGCATTCGATGTTCATGGTAAAAATCACCACTGTGCCGGGTCATTTGCGCGGCATGTGGAATGTTTTGAGCTATTGATTGCCAGTGGAGAGGTGATCACCTGTTCGCGCACAGAAAATGCTGATCTATTCTGGGCAACCGTGGGCGGCATGGGGTTAACCGGAATTATCTTAGAAGCCGAGTTGAAACTGAAAAAAATCGCTTCGTCCTATATTAATAGCTTTAACATTAAGGCGAAAAATTTAGATGAAGCGATCGCACTCTTTACCCAATATGAACCCCTCTATCCCTATTCGGTGGCATGGATTGATTGTCTAGCGACGGGGCGTAGTTTAGGGCGAAGTATTTTAATGTTTGGCGAGACGGCGGCGGTGGCTGATTTATCGCCGCAACAACAGGCGAATCCCTTGCCCATTCATGAAAAATCGAAGTTAACGATTCCTTTAGATGCACCGTCGGTGTTTTTGAATCGCTACACGATGGGCAGTTTTAACCAACTGTATTATCATCGTCAACTGCAAAAAGAGCAGCGGGCAATTAGCCATTATGACCCGTTCTTTTATCCCCTGGATTTTGTTAATGATTGGAATCGCTTGTATGGTAAACGGGGTTTTGTGCAGTATCAATGTGTGCTACCGATGGAGACAAGTCATGATGGCTTGACGGAAATTTTACAGCGTTCGAGCCAAAAAGGATGGGCTTCATTTTTAGCGGTATTAAAACGGATGGGACAACAGGAAGCGGAGTTATTATCCTTTCCCATGCCGGGCTATACATTGGCGTTGGATATTCCGATTAAGATCGGATTGTGGACATTTTTAGAGGAGTTGGATCAGATTGTGATTCGGTGTGGGGGGCGGTTGTATTTGGCGAAAGATGCGCGGGTGAGTCCGGCGAGTTTTCGGGCGATGTATCCCCAATATGAGGATTGGTTAGCGATTAAGCGACAGGTTGATCCCGATAATCATTTTCGCTCAACGTTGTCGGAACGATTGGAGATTCAGCCATGACTAAATCAGTAGTGATTATTGGAGCAACATCGAGTTTGGCGCGGGCGTTGGCGCATCAGTTGGCGCGGCGAGGTACGGATTTATATTTAGTAGCGCGGGATGAAGCGGAACTCAAACGGATTGCCCAAGATTTAAAAATTCGCTATCAAGTTGCGGTGAATTGGAGTCAGTTTGAGGCGTTGGCGTTTGAGTCCCATGGGGAAATTTGCGATCGCATTCTCGCCCAAGCCAGCCCCCTCGACGGTGTGATTATCTGCATGGGTGAACTGGGCAATCAACCCACTGCCCAAACAGATATAAATCGCGCCCTTGCCATTATCCAATCTAACTATACCGGGGCGGTTTCGGTGTTGACTCCTTTAGCCAATGCTCTGGAAAAACAAGGCTCAGGTTGGATTGTGGGGATTGGTTCCGTGGCGGGCGATCGCGGTCGCCAAAGTAATTATGTCTATGGCTCAGCCAAGGGAGCATTGGCGTTATTTTTGCAGGGTTTACGGAGTCGCCTTAGTAAAGTGGGGGTGCATGTGATGACGGTGAAACCGGGATTTATGGACACCAAAATGACCTTTGGCCTGCCGGGTTTATTTCTCGTGGCTGACCCCAATGATGTGGCTGAGGATATTTTGACGGCGTTGAAAATGCGCAAAAATACGGTGTATTTGCCCTGGTTTTGGTGGGGAATTATGATGATCATTCGATCCATTCCCGAACCTATTTTTAAAAAAATGAAACTGTAGCATCGGGGCATCCTGGGTAAAATGCTTGGCCTGGACAGATGCGATCGCCGTCGAAAATGTCACAATACATCCTGATGCTTACTCCCAATTTTGACGAATCCATGAGTCGTGTTACCAACACCACCGCCCATGTCCGCATCACCCATCAATCATGGCCACAGGGTCGCATTGCCGGTGAGGTGCGAGCCTCGGATTATGCCTGGGAATTTCAATGGCAATTTCGTCAGGGCCAGCTACAAGTCCAACCATCCCTAGGGCGAGCGTTAATTCTTGAACCCTTGAGCCGTTTTTTAGAACGAAGCGATTACCAACTCGAACCCGGCGGTGATTACGAATTCACGGTCAGGGCGAAGCTTTGAGCCTCAAGCCGACCTGCATACTAAAACATAGCGATGGCTGAGTAGAGTCGAAGTCAGAGCGACCGGGTTTCGACTCCGCTCAACCCTCCTACAGGGAAGGGGGTCAAGCCTCTTGCCCAAGCAAAAACCCCCTGACGAGAGCGTCAGGGGGTTTAAGGGGGTGGCTTTTCGAGTTTGGGATCAGGGAGTTGACTCCGGGGGGGGATAGCGTGGGCCCATCGGGGGGAGCGATCGCACCCTCTGCGCCGCCGCCTACACATTGCCATTCCGGAATTCTGCCGCCAGCGTCAACAGATCCGTCCAACCCTTTTGCACTTTCTTCGCGGTCATGCCTGTGATCGCCATGATGTCCGCATCACTCACCTGTTGCTGCTTCAACTCCAGGAGTTGCAATTGGCTGTCCGATAACTGCGCTTGAAATGCATCCCATTGGGGATGGGTCATGCCGAGGCGTTGGCTCACCCCCGCATCGAGCCATTGGTGGACTAATTCCCAGTGGCTGGTGCGGGCGAATTTTTCCACATGGTATTTAAACCGTTGTTGGAGATAGTCCCGCTGGCGGGGGGTGAGGCCGAGGATTTCGTCAATTTCCGAGGCGGGGAGGTCTTGGAGTTTGAGGGCGAGGTAGTCGGCGCAGTCTTCGTGACCTTGGCTTTTGAGGTAGTTGAAGAGGGCATGGACGACGCGATCGCGCTTCACCGTTTCCCACAGATCCGGCGTTTCCGTCACCATTTGGCTGCGCACCTGTTGCACCGTGGCCGAGCGATGATGGGCTTCTGCATCTGCACCTTTGGGAAATTCCACCGCCTGCTCAATGTCTACCGCTGTTTCTTTCGGTTGACGACGGGCGAAGGTTTGGGCCCGCAGGATGATCAACTGTTGGGAATAGCCGTTGGGGAGCGTGATCCGACGCTTGGCGTATTGTTCCGTGAAGGCCATGTATTCCGCCAACTGCATCGGGGTGCGGGGTTGGTAGTCTTCGGGCACATCATTTTCGCGGCGGAAGGCTTTCAAGGATTCCACATAGAAATCTTGTAAGAAGTCTTCAATCAACACATAGCGACCGGAGAAGCCCAGTTGCGCCTGGGTCGGGGCGATATGTCGATACACCATCACGCTCAGATTGCTGTGGAGTTCGACGCGCCCTTGTTTGGAGCCGAGGCGATGGTAGGCGAGGCATTTTTTGAGGCGGTGCTGACCGAGATAGAGGAGATGGGAGGTGATGTCGCCGGATTTTTGGATGCGATCGCTCTTGCTACAGACGCGCTCCACTTCCGTTGTAATCCGTGCCACCACCGCTTTGGCTGACCGGGACACCGACCCCACTTGGCGGCGAATGTCATCAATTAAAATCCGCTCTAAGGAAAAGGAAGACGGGCCGTCTTTATCCGGATAGTCAACAATCGCTGGCGAAGCTTGAGAAGTCGAGTAAGAAGAGTTTACAGTTTCAACGTTCATGGTAATGCCCCTAACACAGTAGTAACGGTATTGAGTGGTGAGGCAGGGGGTTTGGACTTCCGCCCTGCTCTACACTTTGACTGTATGGTGATGCCATGGCTCCTGGATCTGTGCTTGTGTCACAACCTCAAACCTGTCAATGAACGCGAGCCGATGAGCGATCGCAGTTCCCCAGCCTCGACCCCCACAACAAAGGAGCCAGAGCGGGTTTAAGGCATTCTGACTGTGGTGAAGCGGCCGGAGCATCACTCCCGGTTTGATGAGACACTTGAAAAATTGGGTTATTAAACCCCAAGCGTCCGAAATCCTGACGGGTTGTTTTGTAGGGGGGCGATCGCTAACCCTAGTCACGGTCAATCATCCAATCTTCAAGGGCCTCCACCCCCAACCCGGCCCGCACCATGCGCGGAGTATCGGTGGTGAGATCGAGAATCGTTGAACTCTTAAACCCCAGTTCAACCCCCGTATCGATGATGATGTCCACCACCGTATCCAAGGCATCAAACAACCGCATCCGTTCAATACCCAAGGTGGGCCATGTCCCGTCCTCATCCGTTGGTACATAGGCCGAAGTGGAGATCACTGGATTGCCCAAAGCGGCCAAAATCGACTGACAGACGGGTTGATTCGGGACACGAATCCCGGTGGTTTTCCGTTTGGGATTCATCACCACGCGAGGTACGAGCTTCGTCGCCGGCAAGAGAAAGGTATAGGGCCCCGGAATTAAGCAGCGCATGAGTCGATAGGCTTGGTCAGCAACAAGGGCATATTCAGCAATATTGGATAGGGATGAACAGAGGAAGGTTAAGGGTTTGTCGTTGGCCATCCGTTTTAGCTGTCGCACTCGCTTCACGGCGGCGGGGGCATTGAGGTCACACCCGATCGCATACACGGTGTCGGTGGGGTACAACATTACAGCCCCTCCCCGCAACGCTCGAACTATAGTCTCTATTCGGTCAGTTTGCGGATTATCCGGATGGATTGAATACAGAATCGCCATAACGTAGAACGTGAAAAATTCAACAATCAGCCCTAGACCCGCTACCCCAGCGCGTTAAGCTGAATCTATGGCTTATGGAGGTAGGGTGAACAATGACCAAAATCGCCTATTTTGACTGTCCGACGGGGATTGCGGGCGATATGTGTTTGGGAGCATTGGTGGATCTTGGCGTTCCCCTAGAGTACTTGATTGATCAACTGCATGGGCTGGGCATGGCGGGGGAATATACGCTGCGATCGCACCCGATCACCCACCACGGCCAACAGGGCACGAAAGTCCAGGTGGACATTCAGAACTCCGACCATCCCCCCCATCGCCATCTCCCCGAAATCACCGCCCTCATCCAGGGTGCAAAACTGCCCCGCCAAGCCCGCGACTGGGCGATCCAAGTCTTTGAACAGTTGGCGATCGCCGAAGGCGCGGTTCATGGCATCCCCCCGGAAACGGTTCATTTCCATGAAGTGGGGGCAATGGATGCGATCGTGGATATTGTCGGCACTTGCATTGGCCTTGATTGGCTTGGAGTTAGTCAGGTCTATTGTTCCGCCCTCCCCACGGGCAGCGGCACAGTCATGGCCGCCCACGGTCGCCTCCCTGTGCCCGTCCCCGCCGTCCTGAAACTGTGGGAAACCCGCCGCGTCCCGATCTACAGCAATGATCTTACAGGCGAACTCGTCACCCCCACGGGAGCGGCGTTGATGGTCACCTTAGCCCAGAATTTTGGCACTGTACCGCCCATGCAGATCCAGAAAACCGGCTGGGGTGCGGGGACGAAGGCCTTACCACTGCCAAATATGGTGCGCGTGTGGATTGGCACACCCACCACTGCCGCTGAGACATTGGCCGCTGATCCCAACGTTGACGACCTCGAAACGGTGATCGTCCTCGAAACCCAGATTGACGATGCCTCGCCCCAAGCGATCGCCTATGCCCAAACTCAACTCTTTACCGCTGGGGCCCTCGATGTGTTCACCCACGGCATCCAAATGAAAAAATCCCGCCTCGGCACGTTGATCACCGTCATCTGTCCCCCGGCGGCTGTGGCGGCCTGTGAAGGGGTGCTCTTCCAAGAAACGCCCACCCTGGGGATTCGGCGATCGCCCCAACGCCGCCGCATCCTCGCCCGCCGCTTCCACACCGTCACCACCCCCTACGGCGATATCACCCTGAAAATTGCCTCCCAAGGCGATCGCATCCTCAACGTTCAGCCGGAATACGACGACTGCGCCGCCCACGCCCAAACCCACGGCATCCCCTGGCACACCGTCCACCAAGCCGCCCTCATCGCCTGGGATCAACAACAATGAATCCCCCGCCCCATACAATAAATCCTGATCCCCAGTCATTGATTCTGATCCTGAAGCGTCGCCCATCGCCTAGGGGCGCGATTCCCTACCCCCACCCAACCCGATGACCTTAAATTCACCCACTCAATCCAAACCGCGATCGTGGACCCAAGCCTTTCGCTACTTGATCCCCTTTCTGGATGGGGATGTGGCCCATTGGTCGATGGAAGCGCGGTTGCTGCGGTGGTTAACGTTTCTCTGGTTATTTTTGGGGTTGATGGTGCTGTTTTCCGCCTCCTTCCCGGTGGCCGATGCCGAATATGGCGATGGACTGTACTACTTCAAGCGTCAACTGGTCTGGATTGCCTTGGGGATGGTGGGGTTTAGTGTGGTGGTGCGATCGCCCATCCGCCGCCTCCTCAATCTGGCCCGCTGGCTGATGCCCTTTTTTGTCCTTCTCATTGTCATCACCCTCATTCCCGGCATCGGCACCACCGTCAACGGAGCCACCCGCTGGCTCACGGTCTTCTTCATTCCCCTCCAACCCTCAGAACTGATCAAACCCGTCCTTATCTTGCAAAGTGCCTCGATCTTCGGTCGCTGGCCAAAATTGCCGTGGATTTTGCGGGGCATTTGGTTGAGCATTTTTGCCATCATGCTAGGGGCGATTCTCCTCCAGCCCAACCTCAGCACCGCCGCCCTCTGTGGCATGAGTCTTTGGCTGATGGCG
Coding sequences within:
- a CDS encoding DUF3146 family protein yields the protein MLTPNFDESMSRVTNTTAHVRITHQSWPQGRIAGEVRASDYAWEFQWQFRQGQLQVQPSLGRALILEPLSRFLERSDYQLEPGGDYEFTVRAKL
- a CDS encoding FAD-binding oxidoreductase, which encodes MVEVQKSGTVQQTLTGWGRYPVVESHVQRPEKMSALDSIVAQPSSQLARGLGRSYGDAPLNGSGQTVLMERLNRMVAFDAATGMLRCEAGVPLHEILAVFVPRGWFLSVTPGTKFVTVGGAIAFDVHGKNHHCAGSFARHVECFELLIASGEVITCSRTENADLFWATVGGMGLTGIILEAELKLKKIASSYINSFNIKAKNLDEAIALFTQYEPLYPYSVAWIDCLATGRSLGRSILMFGETAAVADLSPQQQANPLPIHEKSKLTIPLDAPSVFLNRYTMGSFNQLYYHRQLQKEQRAISHYDPFFYPLDFVNDWNRLYGKRGFVQYQCVLPMETSHDGLTEILQRSSQKGWASFLAVLKRMGQQEAELLSFPMPGYTLALDIPIKIGLWTFLEELDQIVIRCGGRLYLAKDARVSPASFRAMYPQYEDWLAIKRQVDPDNHFRSTLSERLEIQP
- a CDS encoding L-threonylcarbamoyladenylate synthase, coding for MAILYSIHPDNPQTDRIETIVRALRGGAVMLYPTDTVYAIGCDLNAPAAVKRVRQLKRMANDKPLTFLCSSLSNIAEYALVADQAYRLMRCLIPGPYTFLLPATKLVPRVVMNPKRKTTGIRVPNQPVCQSILAALGNPVISTSAYVPTDEDGTWPTLGIERMRLFDALDTVVDIIIDTGVELGFKSSTILDLTTDTPRMVRAGLGVEALEDWMIDRD
- a CDS encoding SDR family oxidoreductase; translated protein: MTKSVVIIGATSSLARALAHQLARRGTDLYLVARDEAELKRIAQDLKIRYQVAVNWSQFEALAFESHGEICDRILAQASPLDGVIICMGELGNQPTAQTDINRALAIIQSNYTGAVSVLTPLANALEKQGSGWIVGIGSVAGDRGRQSNYVYGSAKGALALFLQGLRSRLSKVGVHVMTVKPGFMDTKMTFGLPGLFLVADPNDVAEDILTALKMRKNTVYLPWFWWGIMMIIRSIPEPIFKKMKL
- a CDS encoding HetZ-related protein; its protein translation is MNVETVNSSYSTSQASPAIVDYPDKDGPSSFSLERILIDDIRRQVGSVSRSAKAVVARITTEVERVCSKSDRIQKSGDITSHLLYLGQHRLKKCLAYHRLGSKQGRVELHSNLSVMVYRHIAPTQAQLGFSGRYVLIEDFLQDFYVESLKAFRRENDVPEDYQPRTPMQLAEYMAFTEQYAKRRITLPNGYSQQLIILRAQTFARRQPKETAVDIEQAVEFPKGADAEAHHRSATVQQVRSQMVTETPDLWETVKRDRVVHALFNYLKSQGHEDCADYLALKLQDLPASEIDEILGLTPRQRDYLQQRFKYHVEKFARTSHWELVHQWLDAGVSQRLGMTHPQWDAFQAQLSDSQLQLLELKQQQVSDADIMAITGMTAKKVQKGWTDLLTLAAEFRNGNV
- the larC gene encoding nickel pincer cofactor biosynthesis protein LarC; amino-acid sequence: MTKIAYFDCPTGIAGDMCLGALVDLGVPLEYLIDQLHGLGMAGEYTLRSHPITHHGQQGTKVQVDIQNSDHPPHRHLPEITALIQGAKLPRQARDWAIQVFEQLAIAEGAVHGIPPETVHFHEVGAMDAIVDIVGTCIGLDWLGVSQVYCSALPTGSGTVMAAHGRLPVPVPAVLKLWETRRVPIYSNDLTGELVTPTGAALMVTLAQNFGTVPPMQIQKTGWGAGTKALPLPNMVRVWIGTPTTAAETLAADPNVDDLETVIVLETQIDDASPQAIAYAQTQLFTAGALDVFTHGIQMKKSRLGTLITVICPPAAVAACEGVLFQETPTLGIRRSPQRRRILARRFHTVTTPYGDITLKIASQGDRILNVQPEYDDCAAHAQTHGIPWHTVHQAALIAWDQQQ